In Rhodamnia argentea isolate NSW1041297 chromosome 4, ASM2092103v1, whole genome shotgun sequence, the following proteins share a genomic window:
- the LOC115743547 gene encoding UPF0481 protein At3g47200-like — MAGTGPTPTSDHHPDELVTSITNRLKQLSAASADCSIYTVPDKLRRGNEEAYTPRVVAIGPYHRDNKSLKPMEDQKLRYLQSFLQYNGRCGLEDYIKRIKSREDQVRKCYNKPIVLDSDEFAQMMLLDGIFAIQLFLMQWNYKWRPSRDPIFGKPWMINDVRRDMWLLENQIPFFAVQELFEMAYGSHQKHTPGLLELAYGFLRPAIKIEKPPEGLLESEVKHFLDAIRLSYLPSVRKAPYESHEEFKFIPSATELAAAGVKLTRGKSQCLLDIKFKNGALEIPCLRLYHSTESYFRNIIAFEQCYYRDDSYLIDYMAFMDHLINTPGDAKLLIGEGIIENWLGNEDAATRLLNAFCNDTYMWTRNAYFHDLRHELVAHCRRPWNEWKATFKRKHCSSPLAVLSVTAGVVLLLLTIAQTVCSFLSLK, encoded by the exons ATGGCAGGAACAGGGCCAACACCTACAAGTGACCATCATCCCGATGAACTCGTAACTTCAATAACCAACAGATTGAAGCAACTATCTGCAGCATCCGCAGACTGTAGCATCTACACCGTTCCGGATAAGCTCCGGCGTGGAAACGAAGAGGCCTACACACCCCGCGTCGTCGCAATCGGACCTTATCACCGTGACAATAAAAGCCTCAAGCCGATGGAAGATCAGAAGTTGCGGTACTTGCAAAGCTTCCTCCAGTACAACGGGAGGTGTGGTCTCGAGGACTACATCAAGAGGATCAAGTCCCGGGAGGATCAGGTTCGGAAGTGCTACAACAAGCCGATCGTCCTCGACTCCGACGAGTTTGCGCAGATGATGCTCCTCGATGGCATCTTCGCGATCCAGCTCTTCCTCATGCAGTGGAACTATAAGTGGAGGCCGTCCAGAGATCCCATCTTTGGCAAGCCGTGGATGATTAATGACGTCCGCCGGGACATGTGGCTGCTGGAGAACCAGATACCGTTCTTTGCCGTCCAAGAGCTGTTCGAGATGGCGTACGGATCGCACCAAAAGCACACACCGGGGCTGCTCGAGCTCGCGTACGGGTTCTTGCGTCCAGCGATAAAAATTGAGAAGCCGCCGGAGGGGCTATTGGAGTCAGAGGTGAAGCACTTCCTCGACGCGATCAGGCTCTCGTACTTGCCATCGGTCAGGAAGGCGCCATATGAGAGCCATGAAGAGTTCAAGTTCATCCCAAGTGCAACCGAGCTGGCGGCAGCTGGAGTCAAGCTGACAAGAG GTAAAAGCCAGTGCTTATTAGACATCAAATTCAAGAATGGAGCGCTCGAAATCCCGTGCCTCCGTCTTTACCACTCAACGGAATCCTATTTTCGAAACATTATCGCCTTCGAGCAATGTTACTACCGGGACGACAGTTATCTGATAGACTATATGGCCTTCATGGATCATCTGATCAATACCCCTGGTGATGCAAAGTTGCTGATCGGCGAAGGAATCATAGAGAACTGGCTCGGCAATGAAGATGCTGCCACGCGCCTACTCAACGCCTTCTGCAATGATACCTACATGTGGACGAGAAACGCCTACTTCCACGACCTCAGGCATGAGCTTGTCGCGCATTGCCGAAGGCCTTGGAACGAGTGGAAGGCGACGTTCAAGCGAAAACACTGCAGCAGCCCGTTGGCGGTCCTCTCCGTTACCGCTGGGGTGGTGTTGCTTTTACTGACTATAGCACAGACCGTGTGCTCATTCCTATCTCTCaaataa
- the LOC115743548 gene encoding UPF0481 protein At3g47200-like: MSAMKSNGGSPWAPRQQLERSAHVSVTIESPNNEDHSNGKHCSRPENKKLARSIRKKLRNLPSQSSKCCIFRVPEKLRQGYEVAYMPRVIAIGPYHHNDPGLKRMEDHKLRYLQSFLRHNMNIRLEDCFERIRCWEDHIRSCYDGPIELDSDEFAEMTLLDGFFVIQLFLMFQNPRWRLDGDRIFGKPRILDEVRRDMTLLENQMPFFAIERLFEMAYGSHQKHLSGLLELAYGFFRPSTNIEELPEAVMESEVQHFLDAIRLLYLPTARKPPSESEDEIKFIPSATELVAAGVKLKRGTSQRLFDIKFKKGKLEIPRLKFYYSTESCFRNIIAFEQCYYQNDRYLIDYMTFMDHLVNTPDDAKLLINKGIIENWLGNENAAADLINTLCKETFQRSSNTYFSSLRGELDAHCRKPHNKWKATFKRNYCSSPWAVLSIIAAVVLLTLTIVQTVCSLLSLK; encoded by the exons ATGAGCGCCATGAAGAGCAACGGCGGCTCACCATGGGCACCGAGGCAGCAGCTGGAGAGATCTGCTCACGTATCAGTCACTATTGAGAGCCCCAACAATGAAGACCACAGCAACGGCAAACACTGCTCCAGGCCAGAGAATAAAAAACTGGCAAGGTCAATCCGAAAGAAGCTCCGTAACTTACCTTCGCAGTCCTCCAAATGCTGCATATTCCGTGTGCCAGAGAAGCTCCGGCAGGGCTACGAAGTGGCCTACATGCCGCGAGTCATAGCGATTGGACCTTATCACCACAACGATCCGGGCCTCAAGCGGATGGAAGATCACAAGCTGCGGTACTTGCAGAGCTTCCTCCGGCATAACATGAACATCCGCCTTGAGGACTGCTTCGAGAGGATCAGGTGTTGGGAGGATCACATCCGGAGCTGCTACGACGGACCAATTGAACTCGACTCCGACGAGTTTGCCGAGATGACGCTGCTCGATGGCTTCTTCGTGATCCAGCTCTTCCTGATGTTCCAGAACCCTAGGTGGAGGCTGGATGGTGACCGGATCTTTGGCAAGCCGCGGATACTCGATGAAGTCCGCCGTGACATGACGCTGCTGGAGAATCAGATGCCATTTTTCGCCATCGAACGGCTGTTCGAGATGGCGTACGGATCGCACCAGAAGCACTTGTCGGGGCTGCTCGAGCTCGCATATGGGTTCTTCAGGCCGTCGACGAATATTGAGGAGCTGCCGGAGGCAGTGATGGAGTCGGAGGTGCagcacttccttgacgcaatcaggcTCTTGTACTTGCCGACGGCGAGGAAGCCACCATCCGAGAGCGAGGACGAGATAAAGTTCATCCCAAGTGCGACGGAGCTGGTGGCGGCTGGAGTCAAGCTGAAAAGAG GTACAAGCCAGCGCTTGTTCGACATTAAATTTAAGAAAGGAAAGCTCGAAATTCCGCGCCTCAAATTTTACTACTCGACAGAATCCTGCTTCCGGAACATTATCGCCTTCGAGCAATGCTACTACCAGAACGACCGTTATCTGATTGACTACATGACGTTCATGGATCACCTGGTGAATACCCCAGACGACGCAAAGTTACTGATCAACAAGGGAATCATAGAGAATTGGCTCGGCAATGAAAATGCTGCCGCGGACCTAATCAACACCTTGTGCAAGGAGACTTTCCAGAGGTCAAGTAACACCTATTTCTCTAGCCTCAGAGGCGAGCTCGACGCGCATTGCCGAAAGCCTCATAACAAGTGGAAGGCAACGTTTAAGCGCAACTACTGCAGTAGCCCATGGGCAGTCCTCTCGATTATCGCTGCAGTGGTGTTGCTTACACTGACCATAGTACAGACCGTGTGCTCACTCCTATCCCTGAAATAA
- the LOC115743474 gene encoding UPF0481 protein At3g47200-like produces MAGARQNFAVGRHRHQPAGGNHHNQLVTYLRSKLESLSAESEDRCIHAVPYKIRKTHREAFAPKHFCIGPFHRGKQSKTMEKHKLRYLESFLGQQPNRLEECLAAIQKLEDRTRQCYSEKIDLDSGDFVTMVLVDGAFIDELFLLNHFPKRRAANDIIFDPQKKVMIAEVRRDLSLMENQLPFFVLKDLFGFAAGTQSGELPSLLKLAYDFFKVGANLTEEWDRISERDVKHLLDALRSWYLPTEKVARVSPSKRIEPMPRAKQLRAAGVKFKKSESNCLFEIKFSRGGELEIPCLELFPEIESFLRNVMAFERSCYGDDSYFIDYVAFLGNLIDTRADAKLMIKKKIIHIGDWSGHDETVTGNDEALANLFNSFGNESRFRTKNAGFCTLRHELKTYRRTPLHKLKFSIKGNSVSKKKHQV; encoded by the coding sequence ATGGCAGGAGCAAGGCAAAACTTTGCAGTGGGCAGGCATCGCCATCAACCTGCAGGAGGCAATCACCACAATCAACTCGTAACTTATCTAAGAAGCAAATTAGAGAGCCTATCTGCGGAATCCGAAGACCGCTGCATCCACGCCGTCCCGTACAAGATCCGCAAGACCCACAGGGAGGCCTTCGCGCCCAAGCATTTCTGCATCGGCCCGTTCCACCGCGGCAAGCAGAGCAAGACAATGGAGAAGCACAAGTTGAGGTACCTCGAGAGCTTTCTGGGGCAGCAACCGAACCGGTTGGAAGAGTGCCTTGCCGCCATCCAGAAGTTGGAGGACCGGACTCGCCAGTGTTACTCGGAGAAGATCGATCTCGACAGTGGGGATTTCGTCACGATGGTTCTTGTGGATGGTGCATTCATCGACGAGCTGTTCTTGTTGAATCATTTCCCGAAAAGAAGGGCCGCGAACGATATCATCTTCGACCCGCAAAAGAAGGTGATGATCGCCGAAGTGAGAAGGGACTTGAGTTTGATGGAGAATCAACTCCCCTTTTTCGTTCTCAAAGACTTGTTCGGTTTCGCAGCCGGGACTCAATCGGGAGAACTCCCATCTTTGCTGAAGCTCGCCTATGATTTCTTCAAGGTCGGAGCGAATCTCACAGAGGAATGGGATAGGATCTCTGAACGCGATGTCAAGCATTTATTGGATGCTTTGAGATCTTGGTACTTGCCCACCGAGAAAGTGGCACGAGTCTCTCCGTCAAAGAGGATAGAACCGATGCCCCGGGCGAAGCAGCTTCGAGCAGCAGGAGTGAAGTTCAAGAAAAGCGAGAGCAACTGCTTGTTCGAGATCAAATTCTCAAGGGGTGGTGAGCTTGAAATCCCATGTCTCGAGCTATTTCCCGAAATCGAGTCTTTCCTCAGAAACGTGATGGCTTTCGAGCGCTCCTGTTATGGAGATGACAGTTACTTCATCGATTATGTAGCCTTTCTGGGGAATCTCATCGACACTAGAGCTGATGCGAAGCTGATGATCAAGAAAAAGATAATCCATATCGGCGACTGGTCGGGGCATGACGAGACGGTGACGGGGAACGATGAGGCATTGGCAAATCTTTTCAACAGCTTCGGAAACGAGAGCCGTTTTCGGACGAAGAACGCTGGTTTCTGCACCCTCCGGCATGAACTGAAAACTTATCGCAGGACTCCTTTGCACAAGTTGAAGTTTAGCATAAAAGGCAATTCCGTGTCCAAGAAGAAGCATCAAGTTTGA